GACAGCCTTTTTGCTTTCCAGGCTAACGCCGTCTGCCGGCAAGGCGAGAAGCGAAGATCCGCCACCGGAAATCAGCACGATGACAAGATCATCCTCGGTAAGGTCGGAGACTTGCGCCAGAATTTTCTCAGCTGCTTTTTGACCGGCTTCATCCGGCACAGGATGTCCTGCCTCAACAACTTCAATTTTTTCAAGGGGCAAGCCATGGGCGTAGCGAGTAATCACTACTCCTTCAAGCGGGCCATGTGCCCAGTTTTTCTCAATAACTTCTGCCATGGAGGCTGCCGCTTTTCCAGCGCCAACCACAATCGTTCTGCCTGAAACAGGTTCAGGGAGAGGCATTTTTTCCGCAGAAGGATAAGCAGTCGTAACCGCCAGTCGGAAGAGCGATAAAAGAAACTCTTCAGGTGCTAAAATATCGTCAGTCACAGTTTAGGCTCAGGCTTTACTCTTCTTCATACTTGGGTAGATCATCATGGATATCATAGTAATCTCCCTTAGAGCCAACAAAGATATGGCTGGCCGAACGAATACCCGTGGGCTCCTCAAGACAGCCTGCTGTAATGCTCATTGTTTGGGGCCTATTTAGCTCAAAAAAGAACATACTGGCACCGCAAGTTTTACAAAAACCACGCTTCGCGATGTCTGAGGATTGATACCAGGTCAAGCCATCGTCTTTGATGAAATTGAGACCTTCCATAGGTGCGGTCGTATAAGCAACCGCATCTCCGTGAAATTTCCGGCACATCTTGCAATGACAAACAATGGGATCCCGCATATCTCCCTGAATTTCAAACGAAACTTCACCGCAGAGACAGCCTCCTCTTACAACTTTGGTCACCGCTGTCTTTCCCCCTATTCAAGCAATTTCCACATCGACGCGCGCATCGTTGTAACATGCCCCTTCACAGAGGTCAGCCTTAGATGTCGGCGCCAAAGCAGAAACCGTTTGGTTGTTGCGTGTCGTCACAAACCAGGAGCCCTTGGGAGAATAGACAACACCTGGTCGAACATCTTCCGTGATTTTCAAAGGAAGGAACACCTCACCCAAGTCATTAAACACCCGAACCTCGGCACCATCTCTCAGGCTTCTTGCTTTTGCATCAATTGGATTCATTTCAAGTTCGGGCGTTTTTGTATTCGCCTTAACTCCACCAAAAGTCGACGTAATCAATTTATTCGAAGAAGGTGTAATAAGGACCAAAGGGTACTGGCTTTCTAAAGGCCGAAAGGTTGGGATCTGCTGACCATATTTCTGCTCTAGATAATCAGAGCTAAGCTCTATCCGCCCAGAAGGTGTTTTTGGCATCACATTTTCAAAGAGGATCACTTCGCCCAGTTCCTGTTCCATCGAAACAGAAGTCCCGACCAGTAATTCAGATGGCCGAACTCCGTGAAACCGAGGATCATTAGGATCCAACGCTTCATCCATGAGCTCCTTATCCGTTGCGGCAAAGGCAGGATCATTAAATCCGAAGCGCTTCGCTAAACGGCGAAAAATCTCCATATTAGGCAGGGCTTCTCCCACTGGGTCTATGACAGGTTCTGCCCGCTGGACATAAGGTTGTCCATATGCGCAGTAAATATCGTCATGTTCGAAATGGGTACAGGCCGGCAAGATAATGTCAGCATATTTCATGCTATCCGTCATGGTCACGTCACATCCAACGATGAACAGATCTTCTCTTGCGAGCCCTCTTTTCATTTGGTTCTGATCCGGTGCGACAATGACCGGATTATGATCATAGATAAACACGCCTTTGATCGGTGTTTCCAAATCGTCCTCATCCAAGTGCCGTCCAATATCTAGGATATTCAGAGTTCGGGTTCCCTCCGGCACAAAATCAGGACGCGTCAATTTGGCTGATGTTTTGGGAAACAGATTACCCGAGCCACCGACGATACCGCCCCCCCGAACTCCGAACTTATTTGTCAGTGCTGGAATAGCGTAAATAGCGCGAACACTATTTCCACCATTTTGGTTGCGCTCAATTCCATTCCCAACAGCAAAAGCCGCAGGGCTACGCTCCTTAATCAAGGACGCGAATTCCTCTATCTGTTCAAGACTAATTCCACATATTTCCGACGCGGCTTCAAGAGAGAGGCTTTTTGCCTGCTCCATTACCTCTGTAGCACCTTTGACATGCGCATCAATAAATGCCTGATCAAATGCTCCTTTTGCTTCAAGCAACTGAAGCAAGGCAAACGCCAGTACAATGTCTGTACCTGGTTTTACCGGCAGGTATAAATCGGCCTGATCCGCAACCTTAATTTTTTTGGGGTCCACAACAACAACTTTAGCTCCACTCGCTTTTGCCTTCTTAATCAACGGCGCTAGATGGAGGTTGGAAAAAGTGACATTGTTTCCCCAAACAACAATTAGCTTCGCATGCACAATTTGTTCAGGCTGCATGGCTGGCGCTGACCCAAAAGTCCCCATATAGGCTTCGCCTTTAACACCGCCGCACATCGGGCGCCGTGAAAGCAACGTCGCTCCTAATTTGTGAAAGAAGCGCAAATCCATGGAACCACCTGCCAACATCCCATGGGGGCCCGCATAATTCAGCGGCAAAATGGCTTCAGGTCCATATTCTGCGATGATGTCTGAAAAACGATCGAAGATTGCATCGAGCGCTTCATCCCAACTGATCCGTTCAAATTCGTCACCGCCTCTAGCACCTATTCGCTTCAGCGGATACATCAGTCGGCCGGCTTCATGCACAAATTCTGGGTAATACTGGGATACTTTGTTGCAAATAACCCCATTTGTCAGGGGGTTTGCTTTGGATCCGCGAACTTTGACAATCTGGTTATCTTCAACGGTGACGGATAAGCTGCAGGTATCAGGGCAATCCAATGTGCAGACACTCGGGCGTTCCAGACGCATTTCAGACCTCTTCTAACTCTAGGACCAGCCTAAAGATTAAATCAAACCGGTTCCTTCAAAAGATCCACTGCGTCAATCAGTGAGGTACCAATTTGTGCTAGAAACGGTTAGCGCGATAAGGCCACAAGGATATGGTTTCAGGTTTTTCCAATGCTAGATCCCGAACCAGACGTGCCGTTGTGACTCCCATCGTCATTCCATAATGCTGATGCCCAAAGGCAAGAATAACATTCCGGCTCTTCTGAGATCGCCCAATAACAGGTAGAGAATCTGGTGTGGATGGTCGATACCCTAGCCAAACATCCTGCTCAGTTGTGTCGAGGTTTGGAAGCATTTTCTTGGCAAAAGGAAGAAGTTTGCGAATTCTTCTAAAATCGGGACCTCTCTCCAATCCGGCAAATTCGACCTGACTGGTCATGCGGATGCCCCTTTCCATGGGCGCCAATACAAAGGATTTTTCACCATATACAATAGGACGTGAAATTCCCTTATCACCGAGGGGTGGTAGCATCATGTGATACCCCCTCTCGGTGTCCAACAGGACTTCCGAGCCGACCTGTTCAGCCAAATGTTTGGACCAGGCCCCAGTTGCAATCACCAGCTTATCAGCCGTAAATTCTTTGCCACCACCACTCGCAGACACCTTGTCTTTTGAAACAATGTGAATGGTATCTATGTTGGAAATCTCAACTGTTCCGCCAATACTGCGAAATGCATCAGCAATACCGTGAACAACTTTTTCAGGATTGAGTAAAAAGCGTGCCTTGGATTGATAAATGCCATGCTGGAAAATTCCATTAAGGTTCGGCTCCAGATCCGTGATCTCCTTTTGCCCCAATACATCAAACGGCGCTTTCATTTCCGTCATTAATTGGCGCATATCCCGTGTTGCCTGAAAACCCTCCTCACTGTCATAGACTTTCAGCCAGCCAACATCCTGGATCAGGTGCTCAAGTTTTAGGGTTTTCATGAAACGGGCCCAATCCCGAGTGGCGTATTGCGTTATCTGTTTCAGATAGGTCGCATTATGATGAACACGTTCTTCGCGGGCTTCCTGTGCAAATCGTAACAGCCATGGCAAAGCCTTGCCAAAATATGACCAACGTAAGGTTAAAGGCCCGGTTGGGTCCAACAACATGGATGGTACATCTTTAAGGATACCCGGCATTGAATTTGGAACACAGCCATCTGCGACAATTGCACCCGCATTCCCATAAGACGTCCCGGCACAAGGGCCGACACGATCAATGAGAGTGGTTTGAAAACCCGCTTTTTGGAGCATATATGCACTGCTGACACCAACTATGCCGGCTCCAACTACAATTGCAGTTTTTTGTTCCTTCTTAGCCATTTACCTTCCCACGTTTTATCTTCCGCTACAGTGTAACCGGATCGAGCGCGGGCTGCAAAAAAGAAAAGCCACCCGAAGGTGGCTCTGTGAATTTTGATGTCAGTCCTGCAACTGATCCCATACTTCCTGATCTCGCTCATCCGTCCAGATCCGCGGCCAGTCAATGCCGTCAAATTCATCCCAAAGACGTTGGACATCAAATGGCAGGCAGTGTTCAAATATTGGCCACATGCCAAATTTTGGCGCCAGATGTTCATGAGTGGCCAAGAAGGCTTCTTTTAGCGTACCGCCTCTTTTATGAACTTCACCAACTTTTTCAATCATACCGTTTAGAAAACCACGTGTCTGCTCAATGGCTGCGTCTACCTGATCTCGGCCACGTGCAACAGCACCTCGACCACCGATCAGGATCTCAGCTTCATAAGACTTAACCTTGTCCAAAGTTTCTGAGGCCCAATCAAAATGGAAAGCATCACCTGTATACAAAGCCGCGGCTGCCTCCACCAAATCACCAGCAAACAAGATCTTCTGCTTTGGCAACCAAGCAATGATGTCACCAGCCGTGTGTCCACGGCCGCAGAACTCGAGAACCAGGTCCCCTCTATCGCCGCCAAGTGGAATAGTGAGCTTGTCGTTAAATGTAATATCAGGATGAGTTAGACCTGGAATACCTTCCGGCTCCCGGAATAGCCTTGGCATGCGGCCGAACTCGCTATCCCAGTCCTCTTTTCCACGCTCCTCAATCAGAAACTTGGTTTTCTCGTGGGTGATAATGCTCTCAGCCTGAAAAGCACTCGCTCCCAGAACACGAACTGCATGGTAATGGGACAGCACCAAATATTTTACCGGCTTCTGAGTATGCTCCCGAAGTTTTTCCAACCAGTCATTAGCAGCCCGCGGAGTTGCTCTGGCTTCAAATGCAATCAAGAAATCCTCTGCCTCAATCGCACCAACATTTGGATCACCTTCCGCCGTCAGGGCATAGACCCCTTCGCTCAACACTTCTAGCGTTTCGGTTTTTTCTTCGGTATCTGCTGAAGACGCAAAAGGTTTTTTTGCCATTTTCTCACCCTTACATAAGTTGCTATTTGATCCTGGCCCCTTTGGAGCGATCTTATGGTTTAAAGCCAATAGCACAATTTAGTTTCAAAAGTAACTATTTTTTATTGCCCTTGGCTTCCCATGAGGTTAAAGTAATTTCAACTGAAACTAAATTCAATGATCAATCGGACGAAAAGGGATCCCCATGTTGAGCCTGAATGAAACCCATGCTCCAAATCTGAAAAGCTGGATTGCTACTGCAAATGATGGGAAAACCGATTTTCCAATTCAAAATCTTCCGTTTGCAGTGTTTCGTAGAGCTGGCAGCTCAGATCAATTTGCAATCGGCGTTGCAATCGGCGATCAAATCCTCAACTTGAGAAAAGTAGCAAACACTGGGGCTCTGGACCTTGGCGATCAAAACATTCTTTCCGCGATAAAATCTGAAAAATTAAATGAGTTAATGAGCCTCGGCGCAAAGAGCTGGTCAACATTGCGCAAAGCTCTTTCACAGGGTCTTCGCGAGGGGTCAGCCGCCGAGGGTCAACTTAAATCCTGCCTTTTCCCCATGGACGAGGCAGAATACACAGTTCCTTGTACTATTCCCGATTACACAGACTTTTATGCGTCAGTTTATCATGCAACCAACATTGGTGCATTATTCCGGCCGGACAATCCACTGCTGCCCAATTACAAATGGATTCCAATCGGATATCATGGTCGCTCTTCTTCTATCGGTGTTTCTGGCCAAACCTTTCCACGCCCGAAGGGTCAAACAAAAACTCCTGATGCAGAAACCCCCTCTTTTGGGCCCTGTAAACGCCTGGATTTCGAACTTGAAATGGGCATTTTAGTCGGCCCCGGAACTGAACTTGGAGACAGCGTCTCAATTGATCAAGCGGAAGAGCATGTATTTGGTATGTGCCTGTTCAATGATTGGTCAGCACGAGACATTCAGGCCTGGGAATATCAGCCCCTTGGTCCGTTCTTGGCCAAAAACTTCGCCTCAACCATGTCGCCATGGATCGTAACCATGGAAGCACTGGCGCCCTATAGGACCAGCTTTGCCCATCCAGCAGATGATCCTCAACCTATGGAATATCTGGCTTCTGAACAAAACAGCAAATCAGGTGGTCTGGACATCAACCTGGATGTCCTTATTCAGACAGAGAAAATGAAATCTGAAGAACAGGCCCCTCACTCACTCGCCACCTCCAATATGAAATACAGCTATTGGACAGTAGCGCAGATGGTGACCCACCACACTGTTGGTGGCTGCAACCTGAACCCAGGCGACTTGATGGCAACTGGAACCATGTCAGGCCCAGATGCGACGGAGGCCTGTGCGATGATTGAGCTAACTAAAGGCGGTAAAGAACCAATTACTCTTCCCAATGGCGAAAGCCGAACTTTTATAGAAGATGGCGATACCATTGTGATCACTGGACACTGTGAGCGCGAGGGAGCCGTCAGAATTGGTTTTGGCAGCTCTGTTGGAACTGTCATTGCTGCAAGGAACAGCTAACAACATGCTTGAACTTTTTAACTACTTCCGCTCTTCCGCGGCTTATCGGGTGAGGATCGCACTTAATTTAAAGGAGATCGAACATGTTCTCACACCAGTCAACCTGGTGAAAAAGGAACATCAGTCTCCTGAATACTTAAAACTCAATCCCCAAGGGCTTGTTCCATCCCTCAAACTTGATGATGGTCGTATTCTGACGCAATCGCCTGCGATCTTAAACTACCTTGAAAAGGTCTATGCCGAGGTCAAACTTCTGCCAGAAGATCCTTTCTTAGCCGCCTCAATTCAAAGTTGGTGCGACATTATCGGCTGCGACATTCATCCAATAGATAATCTTCGTGTTTTGAATTACTTAACGTCGAAACTTAACGTTTCAGAAGAAGATAAGCTCACTTGGTATGCTTACTGGATTGAAAAAGGGTTCGCTGCCCTGGAGCCCCAACTTGTAGGATCACCTTATTGTGCAGGCCCTGAAGTTACAATGGCAGACCTTTATCTAGTACCACAGGTTTATAATGCCCTTCGCTTTAAGGTAGACCTGACCCCCTTCCCCAAAATTGCTGCAATCTATTCTGCCTGCAATCAGTTGCCAGCCTTTAAAGACGCGGCACCTGAAAACCAGTCCGATTGCCCACCGGATTTGAAAACCTAGAAACTGCTTGGTTTAGGGAAAAATCATATGTACCATTCTCCTCATAGCTGAAATAAATAATTAATATTCGGCTTGATTGGCAGGTAACTGCAAATCATTGGGGAGGAAAAACATGTATGACTATATTGTTGTCGGTGGTGGATCCGGCGGATCTGTCGTGGCCAGTCGGCTGAGCGAAGATCCGGCAGTTAAAGTGTGCCTTCTGGAGGCAGGCGGTCCGGATAAAAGTATTCTGATCCATGCACCGATTGGCGTCGCCGCTATGCTGCCCCGGAAGCTTAACAACTGGGCCTTTGAAACTGTGCCACAACCCGGTCTGAATAATCGCAAAGGCTATCAGCCTCGTGGCAAGACCCTCGGCGGATCCAGCTCAATTAACGCGATGCTCTATGTCCGTGGCCACAAATGGGATTACGATCATTGGGCAAGCCTCGGCAATACGGGTTGGTCTTATGACGAAGTCCTTCCCTACTTTAAACGAGCAGAGAATAATGAGCGGGGCGGTGACGAATTTCACGGCACAGGCGGCCCATTGAATGTTGCAGACCTCAGATCCAAAAAGAAAATCGGCGATGTTTTTCTGGACGCTGCCCGAGAACTTCAATTCCCAATAACAGATGACTTTAACGGCGCAGACCAAGAAGGTGTGGGGTTTTACCAAACCACTCAAAAAAATGGCGAAAGATGGAGCGCCGCGAAGGGATATCTTACCCCGAATTTAGATAGACCTAATTTGACTGTAATTACCCACGCGCCCGCAACCAAAATCCTGCTGGATGGAAAAAAGGCGGTTGGGGTCCAGTATCAACAAGGTCGAGAGTTGAAGGAAATAAAAGCAACTCAAGAGGTAATCCTCTGCGGCGGTGCGTTTGCGACCCCGCAACTCATGCTGCTTTCTGGAATAGGGCCTGCTGAAGCAATTAAGGAGCAAGGCCTGGATGTTCATCATGAATTGAAAGGTGTTGGGGAGAACCTGCAAGATCACATTGATTATGTGACTGCCTACCGCTCAGATTCTAAAGATACCCTCGGCATAACCCTTGGCGGGCTAGGTGAGATTTTAAGTGGCATTTCTGAATGGCGAAAAAAGCGGACAGGGATTATCACAACCCCTTTTGCGGAAGCTGGTGCGTTTCTTAAAACCTCTCCAAGTCTGGAGGTGCCTGATTATCAACTCCACCTGGTCATTGGAATGATTGATGATCATGCACGAAAAACCAATTTGGGTTATGGATTTAGCTGTCATTGCTGTGTCCTTCGTCCAAAGAGCCGGGGTACGGTCAGGCTAAACTCGCCAAACCCACAAGCCGCCCCAAGAATTGATCCGAACTTTTTTGGGAATGAAGATGATCTTCAAACTCTCTTAAAAGCCGTCAAGGAAATGGAGAGACTTCTTCACGCTCCAGCTTTCGACAAATACCGAGGCAAAGCACTCTATCCGGTGGATTTGAGTTCAGACGAAGCGCTAATAGAAGCTCTTCGAAATCGCTCTGACACGGTTTACCATCCCGTTGGCACGTGCAAAATGGGAACCGATGATATGTCTGTGGTTGATCCGGAATTAAGGGTTCATGGGATGGAGAATTTGCGGATTGTTGATGCTTCCGTCATGCCCACCTTGATTGGCGGAAACACGAATGCGCCAACTATCATGATTGCTGAAAAAGCGTCTGACATGATCAAGGCCAGCGCAAAGCAGAGATCACATCAAGCTGCATAAATCCGCAAAGTAACTTGACCCGGGATGTCTTTCACCGTTTAGTCGGTGAAAGACAACAACTCTGGTAAACTTTATGGCTCTTCAGCTTTTTGTCGGAACTGTTCTAATTATCCTGTGCGTTATCAATCATGCCTTATGTCTTGAGGTATTGCTCCGGCGCGTCAAAGTCTCAGGCCAGAAATGGGAACTGCGAATGCCCGTCCTTGGCCATGTGGTTATTATGATAATCGTTGTTCTCGGCATCTTTTTGGCGCATACGATCGAGGCATGGATATGGGCAATTTTCTATTGGCTGGCAGAGGAAAACGAAACTCTGTCGGAAGCCGTCTACTTTTCCACAGTTACCTTTACCACACTTGGATTTGGCGACATTACCCTATCTGAAGACTGGAGAATAACCTCTTCACTACAGGCTGTAAGCGGCATTCTCTTGTTCGGTTGGAGTACAGCCTTTCTGGTAAATGTTCGTGCGTTCTACTGGCGCAAACATGGTATGTCTGCTCATATCCCCCCGTATCTGGATCACGAAGAACAATCCCCGAAAGACAAATAAAAGCCCCGGCCAATGGCCGGGGCTTTCTGAACTATTTAAATTTCCGTCTATTCCTTAACGGTATGCACAACACGTTGTGGGAATGGAATACTAATACCATTCTTATCAAAAGTTTCTTTGAACTGCTTCGTCATATCAAATTTCAGAGGCCAGTAATCGCTGGCGTTACACCATATTCTTACCGTGAAATTGACTGAACTGTCAGCAAGTTCAGAAACAACAACCATTGGCGCAGGGTCTTTTAGAGCCCGCTCATCCCCTTGAATAACGGAAAGCATCAAGTCACGCGCCTTGTCCATATCATCCGCGTAATCAATCCCCATCAGCAGATCAACCCGACGGGTGGAATGGAAGCTGAAATTCTTAATTGCGCTTCCCCATACACTCGCGTTCGGCAAAATAATCTGGACGTTATCGGGGGTCGCCATTTCGGTGTTGAACAAGTTCAGTGCCTTGACGGTTCCACTGTAGCCCGCAACCTCAACAAAGTCCCCGACGCGGAAAGGCCGGAACAAAAGAAGCATAACGCCGCCAGCAACATTGGAAAGCGTTCCTTGCAAAGCAAGACCAATTGCCAAACCGGCAGCACCCAATACTGCGATCAGGCTGGCCGTTTGCACACCGAACTGCGCCAGGACCAAGAGTAGCGTAATCGCCATAATGGACATGCGCATCAGGTTGCTCAAAAAGTTGACGACAGTTACGTCAACTTTGCGTTTATTCATTGCCTTTGCGAGCAGACCTGGAAGCCACTTGGAGATGATATTCCCGATAATCAGGATAATAATGGCCCCAATAACATCGAGACCATAAGTCGTCAGGATAGTAACCAACTCCTCCGTTACTGCCTGAATATCAAAATTTTCCCAAGAATTCATAGGAGACACCCCTCTTAGAGTCTTAGATAGTTGTTTATTAAGGCTCTAATGTTTCAGGATGCTCCAGTTTTGTCCAGAAATTTGGCGTAACTTGAGAATTTATTTCTCGTAGTCTGCGGCAACGCTATATTTTGGATCTTCCAGAACAGACACTTCCACCATATTCCGCGCTTTGTGAAGCAAACTTCTGCAATCTTTACTTAAATGGCGAAGATGTAGCTGCTTACCTGCATTCGTGTATTTTTCTGCCAGACTATCAATCGCCTGCAAACCTGAATGATCGACCACGCGACTACCTTGAAAATCGATAATCACGTCTTCCGGATCATTTTTCGGATCGAAAAGCTCCTGAAAGCTTGCAACAGAACCAAAAAACAAGGGACCTTCCAGTTTATAAACCTTGGAGCCCTGATCATTTATTTCCGTCTTGACGTGGATCTTCTTAGCAGTCTCCCATGCGTATACGAGAGCGGATACAATAACCCCAACAACAACGGCAATCGCAAGGTCACTAGCGACCGTGACGCCAGAAACCAATACCAGAACAAACGCGTCTGATTTCGGGATTTTCGTAATGATCCGAAAACTGGACCAGGCAAATGTCGCTATAACAACCATAAACATCACACCGACAAGGGCTGCTAAAGGAATTTGCTCAATTAAAGGAGCACCAAACAAAATAAAGCCCAACAAAAAGAGAGCTGCTGAAATGCCTGAAAGACGTGCCCGTCCACCAGACGTCACATTAATCATGCTCTGTCCGATCATGGCGCAACCACCCATGCCACCGAAGAAGCCTGTAACCACGTTCGCAGTACCCTGGGCAATACATTCTTGGCTTGCGCCGCCCCGTGTATCGGTAAGTTCACTCACCAGATTGAGTGTCAGCAGGCTTTCGATCAATCCAATCGCCGCCAAAATGAAGGCATAAGGCAGAATAATCCAAAGGGTTTCCAAATTCATTGGAACCGAGGGAATAGCAAATTCTGGAAACTTACCGGCAATTGACGCAAGATCACCAACGGTGCGTGCTTCAAGGCCCAACCAAATTACCAAGACTGACACGACAAGAATACCAACCAAGGGCGCTGGAATTGCACGGGTAATTTTTGGCGTAAGAAAGATGATCGCCATAGTAAGGGCAACCAGTCCCAGCATGGTGTATAACTGCATCCCTTCAATCCAAACCATTTGGCCATTGGTGTCCGGAACTTGGAACTGCCCGAGCTGGGCTAAGAAAATCACAATAGCCAAGCCGTTTACAAAACCCAGCATGACAGGGTGTGGCACCATTCGGATAAACTTACCAAGACGGAAAACGCCCGCGAGCACCTGAATTACGCCCATCAGCACAACAGTCGCAAAAAGATATTGCACGCCATGCAAGGCAACCAAACTGACCATGACAACCGCCAATGCACCCGTCGCACCGGAAATCATGCCTGGGCGACCACCCATCACCGCTGTTATCAATCCGACTAGAAAAGCTGCATAAAGGCCGACAAGCGGATGGACACCTGCAACAAAAGCGAAGGCCACAGCTTCTGGCACCAGAGCCAGCGCAACAGTCAGCCCGGATAGAAGTTCAGTTTTCAGACGTAATGGAGATAAGTCACCGATGAATGGAATTGTCATAGATTTTGATTGCACTCTAATTTCCCGAACACATTTTCCTACTTTAGCTTATTGTGCATTGCACAATTTATGTCAGCAGTTCTAACCCATTCCCCTTAAAATTACTACCCACTTTTTCTAATATTTA
This genomic stretch from Sneathiella limimaris harbors:
- the maiA gene encoding maleylacetoacetate isomerase — protein: MLELFNYFRSSAAYRVRIALNLKEIEHVLTPVNLVKKEHQSPEYLKLNPQGLVPSLKLDDGRILTQSPAILNYLEKVYAEVKLLPEDPFLAASIQSWCDIIGCDIHPIDNLRVLNYLTSKLNVSEEDKLTWYAYWIEKGFAALEPQLVGSPYCAGPEVTMADLYLVPQVYNALRFKVDLTPFPKIAAIYSACNQLPAFKDAAPENQSDCPPDLKT
- a CDS encoding potassium channel family protein; the protein is MALQLFVGTVLIILCVINHALCLEVLLRRVKVSGQKWELRMPVLGHVVIMIIVVLGIFLAHTIEAWIWAIFYWLAEENETLSEAVYFSTVTFTTLGFGDITLSEDWRITSSLQAVSGILLFGWSTAFLVNVRAFYWRKHGMSAHIPPYLDHEEQSPKDK
- a CDS encoding NAD(P)/FAD-dependent oxidoreductase; its protein translation is MAKKEQKTAIVVGAGIVGVSSAYMLQKAGFQTTLIDRVGPCAGTSYGNAGAIVADGCVPNSMPGILKDVPSMLLDPTGPLTLRWSYFGKALPWLLRFAQEAREERVHHNATYLKQITQYATRDWARFMKTLKLEHLIQDVGWLKVYDSEEGFQATRDMRQLMTEMKAPFDVLGQKEITDLEPNLNGIFQHGIYQSKARFLLNPEKVVHGIADAFRSIGGTVEISNIDTIHIVSKDKVSASGGGKEFTADKLVIATGAWSKHLAEQVGSEVLLDTERGYHMMLPPLGDKGISRPIVYGEKSFVLAPMERGIRMTSQVEFAGLERGPDFRRIRKLLPFAKKMLPNLDTTEQDVWLGYRPSTPDSLPVIGRSQKSRNVILAFGHQHYGMTMGVTTARLVRDLALEKPETISLWPYRANRF
- the fahA gene encoding fumarylacetoacetase translates to MLSLNETHAPNLKSWIATANDGKTDFPIQNLPFAVFRRAGSSDQFAIGVAIGDQILNLRKVANTGALDLGDQNILSAIKSEKLNELMSLGAKSWSTLRKALSQGLREGSAAEGQLKSCLFPMDEAEYTVPCTIPDYTDFYASVYHATNIGALFRPDNPLLPNYKWIPIGYHGRSSSIGVSGQTFPRPKGQTKTPDAETPSFGPCKRLDFELEMGILVGPGTELGDSVSIDQAEEHVFGMCLFNDWSARDIQAWEYQPLGPFLAKNFASTMSPWIVTMEALAPYRTSFAHPADDPQPMEYLASEQNSKSGGLDINLDVLIQTEKMKSEEQAPHSLATSNMKYSYWTVAQMVTHHTVGGCNLNPGDLMATGTMSGPDATEACAMIELTKGGKEPITLPNGESRTFIEDGDTIVITGHCEREGAVRIGFGSSVGTVIAARNS
- a CDS encoding molybdopterin-dependent oxidoreductase — translated: MRLERPSVCTLDCPDTCSLSVTVEDNQIVKVRGSKANPLTNGVICNKVSQYYPEFVHEAGRLMYPLKRIGARGGDEFERISWDEALDAIFDRFSDIIAEYGPEAILPLNYAGPHGMLAGGSMDLRFFHKLGATLLSRRPMCGGVKGEAYMGTFGSAPAMQPEQIVHAKLIVVWGNNVTFSNLHLAPLIKKAKASGAKVVVVDPKKIKVADQADLYLPVKPGTDIVLAFALLQLLEAKGAFDQAFIDAHVKGATEVMEQAKSLSLEAASEICGISLEQIEEFASLIKERSPAAFAVGNGIERNQNGGNSVRAIYAIPALTNKFGVRGGGIVGGSGNLFPKTSAKLTRPDFVPEGTRTLNILDIGRHLDEDDLETPIKGVFIYDHNPVIVAPDQNQMKRGLAREDLFIVGCDVTMTDSMKYADIILPACTHFEHDDIYCAYGQPYVQRAEPVIDPVGEALPNMEIFRRLAKRFGFNDPAFAATDKELMDEALDPNDPRFHGVRPSELLVGTSVSMEQELGEVILFENVMPKTPSGRIELSSDYLEQKYGQQIPTFRPLESQYPLVLITPSSNKLITSTFGGVKANTKTPELEMNPIDAKARSLRDGAEVRVFNDLGEVFLPLKITEDVRPGVVYSPKGSWFVTTRNNQTVSALAPTSKADLCEGACYNDARVDVEIA
- a CDS encoding MBL fold metallo-hydrolase, whose translation is MAKKPFASSADTEEKTETLEVLSEGVYALTAEGDPNVGAIEAEDFLIAFEARATPRAANDWLEKLREHTQKPVKYLVLSHYHAVRVLGASAFQAESIITHEKTKFLIEERGKEDWDSEFGRMPRLFREPEGIPGLTHPDITFNDKLTIPLGGDRGDLVLEFCGRGHTAGDIIAWLPKQKILFAGDLVEAAAALYTGDAFHFDWASETLDKVKSYEAEILIGGRGAVARGRDQVDAAIEQTRGFLNGMIEKVGEVHKRGGTLKEAFLATHEHLAPKFGMWPIFEHCLPFDVQRLWDEFDGIDWPRIWTDERDQEVWDQLQD
- a CDS encoding GMC family oxidoreductase, with translation MYDYIVVGGGSGGSVVASRLSEDPAVKVCLLEAGGPDKSILIHAPIGVAAMLPRKLNNWAFETVPQPGLNNRKGYQPRGKTLGGSSSINAMLYVRGHKWDYDHWASLGNTGWSYDEVLPYFKRAENNERGGDEFHGTGGPLNVADLRSKKKIGDVFLDAARELQFPITDDFNGADQEGVGFYQTTQKNGERWSAAKGYLTPNLDRPNLTVITHAPATKILLDGKKAVGVQYQQGRELKEIKATQEVILCGGAFATPQLMLLSGIGPAEAIKEQGLDVHHELKGVGENLQDHIDYVTAYRSDSKDTLGITLGGLGEILSGISEWRKKRTGIITTPFAEAGAFLKTSPSLEVPDYQLHLVIGMIDDHARKTNLGYGFSCHCCVLRPKSRGTVRLNSPNPQAAPRIDPNFFGNEDDLQTLLKAVKEMERLLHAPAFDKYRGKALYPVDLSSDEALIEALRNRSDTVYHPVGTCKMGTDDMSVVDPELRVHGMENLRIVDASVMPTLIGGNTNAPTIMIAEKASDMIKASAKQRSHQAA
- a CDS encoding GFA family protein; translation: MTKVVRGGCLCGEVSFEIQGDMRDPIVCHCKMCRKFHGDAVAYTTAPMEGLNFIKDDGLTWYQSSDIAKRGFCKTCGASMFFFELNRPQTMSITAGCLEEPTGIRSASHIFVGSKGDYYDIHDDLPKYEEE
- a CDS encoding mechanosensitive ion channel family protein translates to MNSWENFDIQAVTEELVTILTTYGLDVIGAIIILIIGNIISKWLPGLLAKAMNKRKVDVTVVNFLSNLMRMSIMAITLLLVLAQFGVQTASLIAVLGAAGLAIGLALQGTLSNVAGGVMLLLFRPFRVGDFVEVAGYSGTVKALNLFNTEMATPDNVQIILPNASVWGSAIKNFSFHSTRRVDLLMGIDYADDMDKARDLMLSVIQGDERALKDPAPMVVVSELADSSVNFTVRIWCNASDYWPLKFDMTKQFKETFDKNGISIPFPQRVVHTVKE